A single Neospora caninum Liverpool complete genome, chromosome VIIb DNA region contains:
- a CDS encoding Atypical MEK-related kinase (incomplete catalytic triad) has translation MWVPLPGWETLGGGGDGLEAAPRASSILQKPPQRRVWSDGHFAFRSVLATKHAPSETLCPEKGSAKGSAKRQSETLTNRRDTGLEAAARRGRVTAVREDRRIPRDGSLSATPPEPGPEHSTATAEAERGEGECTGKAEGKEDRVSAASLQGEQRSLPRLGLSSCVVKTYHKLDEEIFVPFSSWPMKRRQVIQRVVEFHRRIRHPHVAQLLAVGLMRSPDRSPSSTVEATPLSPAERSEERRPRTVSSPDSHSSSSSLCDWPFASVSLVLQDGGVPLAQKLRDLPSRPAKAQTDSHGSQGLSSAIGGNGEGSETRTLPSTSPFPPPPASGDASMVYCVPVRDVRTAENTRGAHAMVAAKRRLLVSVGEASGASSVAGECKAPREGSTYVLLEATAREVLRQLVSAVRALHAERIFHLDIKPGNVVVAEPFAPALVRRVSLHPTVAWGSKPLESAQRPEGHRQRDSNTRQGSDLRVVARDETLANLAEKPSVGGGRTGRNHQASRDSDAGKNTDADDGSDTEDASGSSDATERRREPALYRQERRVKETGAPRIRCLLVDFDSAQSGVKGTACVHPGGTSRVFIPPEEFCPLPSAPDSEACGGPSAASEQETTGQTTRPFLNACLLGLGSLDSSEAFLDGEKKDVWALGCLLAILLTGRHPFLRPAGWSDGWCAPSGAGLTLPATQNKSGNAQVGRELTPTGGERPRTNECRDETPRESDEGARLRREGRPDEGVSSRQPPPTADEDAGTVFSSDMEYCLALIGGAAPRMGFRGLPKLSREAKDILRGMLAASPDRRLSLEGVMAHPWFRGPTEQQARFGSQAH, from the exons GTtcggcgaagaggcagagcgagacGCTGACGAATCGGAGGGACACCGGACTGGAAGCAGCGGCAAGGCGGGGGCGAGTGACAGCAGTCCGGGAAGACCGTCGAATCCCACGCGACGGCTCCCTCAGCGCGACTCCGCCGGAACCTGGCCCGGAGCACAGCACGGCGACggcagaagcggagaggggagaaggcgaa TGCACCGGCAAAGCGGAAGGCAAGGAGGATCGCGTCTCGGCGGCTTCACTACAGGGTGAACAAAGGTCGCTGCCGAGGCTTGGCTTATCCTCTTGCGTTGTGAAG ACGTACCACAAGTTGGACGAGGAGAtcttcgttcccttctccagCTGGCCGATGAAGCGGCGCCAAGTC ATCCAGAGGGTCGTGGAGTTTCACAGGCGCATTCGCCATCCTCACGTCGCCCAGCTGCTTGCGGTG GGCCTTATGCGCTCGCCTGAtcgctcgccttcgtcgacCGTCGAAGCGACCCCTCTGTCCCCTGCTGAGCGGTCGGAAGAGCGGCGTCCACGGACGGTGTCCTCTCCGGATTCGCattcgtcctcgtcgtctctctgcgatTGGCcgttcgcctccgtctctttgGTTCTCCAAGACGGCGGCGTCCCGCTGGCCCAGAAACTTCGCGATCTCCCCTCGAGACCCGCCAAAGCGCAAACGGACTCCCACGGCTCTCAGGGCCTTTCGAGTGCAATCGGagggaacggagaaggcagcgaaacGCGGACGCTGCCCAGCActtcgccgtttcccccgCCCCCTGCTAGTGGCGACGCCTCCATGGTGTACTGCGTTCCCGTCCGTGACGTTCGAACGGCGGAAAATACTCGCGGAG CTCACGCGATGGTCGCAGCGAAACGGAGATTGCTTGTTTCTGTGGGTGAAGCCTCAGGCGCGTCGTCTGTCGCCGGAGAGTGCAAGGCGCCTCGGGAGGGCTCCACGTACGTTTTATTGGAGGCGACCGCTCGAGAGGTTCTTCGGCAG CTGGTCTCTGCTGTACGGGCCTTGCATGCGGAACGCATCTTTCACTTGGACATCAAACCTGGAAACGTGGTTGTCGCTGAACCCTTCGCTCCCGCGCTCGTccgccgagtgtctcttcacCCGACGGTTGCCTGGGGGTCGAAGCCTCTGGAGTCGGCGCAGCGGCCGGAGGGCCATCGGCAGCGAGATTCAAACACGCGACAGGGGAGCGATTTGAGGGTGGTCGCTCGCGACGAAACACTGGCGAACCTGGCCGAGAAACCTTCAGTCGGCGGCGGACGGACGGGTCGGAATCACCAGGCgagccgagacagcgacgcgggGAAAAACACGGATGCGGACGACGGCAGCGATACAGAAGACGCAAGCGGAAGCAGCGACGccacggagaggcgccgagagccGGCACTTTACAGACAGGAACGGCGTgtgaaggagacgggagcACCCCGCATCCGTTGCCTTCTTGTTGATTTCGACAGCGCCCAGAGTGGCGTGAAAGGAACGGCATGCGTCCATCCGGGAG GCACCTCTCGCGTGTTTATTCCCCCTGAGGAATTTTGCCCGTTGCCGAGCGCGCCAGACTCTGAAGCTTGCGGGGGACCCAGCGCGGCTTCTGAGCAGGAAACGACGGGGCAGACTACCCGCCCGTTCCTGAACGCCTGTCTTCTTGGTCTCGGTTCCCTGGACAGCTCCGAGGCGTTCTtggatggagagaaaaaagacgtcTGGGCTcttggctgtctcctcgccattCTCTTGACAGGTCGGCACCCCTTCCTGCGGCCGGCCGGTTGGAGCGACGGCTGGTGCGCTCCCTCCGGCGCTGGACTCACTTTGCCCGCGACGCAAAACAAATCTGGAAACGCCCAAGTCGGGCGTGAGCTCACGCCgacagggggagagaggccgcggaCAAATGAATGCCGAGACGAAACCCCCAGAGAGTCTGATGAAGGTGCTCGACTGCGGAGGGAAGGGAGGCCAGACGAAGGCGTCTCCAGTCGTCAGCCTCCACCCACGGCCGACGAAGATGCCGGAACGGTCTTCTCTAGCGACATGGAATATTGCCTTGCTCTGATCGGCGGAGCTGCGCCACGGATGGGTTTCCGGGGTCTCCCGAAGCTGTCGcgggaagcgaaagacaTACTCAG GGGAATGCTCGCGGCGAGTCCGGACCGACGTCTCTCCTTAGAGGGTGTGATGGCCCATCCGTGGTTCAGGGGACCAACTGAGCAGCAGGCGCGTTTCGGCTCTCAGGCGCACTAG